Sequence from the Cryptococcus neoformans var. neoformans JEC21 chromosome 1, complete sequence genome:
TCACATCATATTGTAGCTGCCGCCCTTCCCATAGATCCTCCTATTGGCAGACACATCGTAGACAATGCCATCGATCGCCAAATAGACTGGCCTATCAGGAGAGCCATCGAACATGGCTAGTTGAAGAGGGGTGaactccttcatctcccgtCGCCATATATTAAGAGGCGTTTCGGCCCAAAAATTCCGTAGGTGAGGGAGGACGTACGGAGACAGATTAAAGGTGTACGATTGAGTAAGGAATGAAGacaggagagggaggaagagcagaatGGGTAGGAAGGTCCAGAGACTTGACTTTGACTGTTGGCCCATTTGAGCAGCTCGTCTTTCCCGCTTTGCTTGAACTTTCGCATCATGTTCTTTCTGCCGTCGTTGATTGGCTAGCATTGCTCGATTCGCAGGCTTATCCGTAACGAGGGTACCATTGCTTCAGGCCATACGTGTCACTGttagaagaggatgagaaggagggcgaAAGTGGGGCTTACATGTCCTGTGTCTTATCGTATATTGCTTCGTGGGGAGCTTTGCCTGGTTTTGAGCGCTGACGGACTGGGAGCTGTCGTCAGATGGGGTCGGCGGGGGAAGAGAGTGCGTACTGCCTGGATACCAGTCCTGATCATTGGAGTAGACGTCTTCGGTGCTCGGCATGGTGGGCGTGGTGGACATGCTGGCGGTGTGACGTGAAGCGGTAAATGGTCTTCCGAGACAGCACGACGCACAACATCCAACATCTCGGCGACATCCACCCGCAAGTCGGCTGCAAGCGCTGGGACATGATCTAATCCTTCTTTGACATCATCAAAACAGCCGTTGGTCCCATCCCCTgcacccttcttcctatCAGAGCTGCGCACCTCCATCCTCCGGAAAACCACACCCGGCCCTGTCGTCAGTCTCGCGAGTTCGAGCTCGCAGCATTACTGGCACATCAATCGTCATGCCGGACCTTGGAATAGATAACCTCACCGTCGTGcttctcgcccttcttgcAGCACTCGCGATCTATCATCGCTTCTTTGCTGCTCCATCACCTCTGGTCCATCCGCTTCTGCTCAGCAAGCAGAGTGAGGTTTCCGCTGTCAGGAAAAGTGGTGAGACAGGTATCTACAGATCATGGGCTACGGGACAAGGCACTCCTGTGCGCTAATTCATACTTTGCCTACATGACGAGGCTAATTGCTGCTCAGCTGACTGTGAGACCCGCTAACACTGTCAAAACCGTCCAAGATGTTGCCCGACCTCCAAAAGCAGAccccaaggagaaggctaCCCGACCAGATCAACGATGTATCCTCGATGTACAAGTGAGTGCTTTATGATCCTGAGAGTTCATGCTGACACCTATCAGCTCACTGATGAAGCACTTGCGGAAATTGTTCGACTCGTACCTCTGGGTATCGAGATTCTTTTCCCTCGCTCATCGCCCATGATCGCGTCTAGTATCGTCACCCtcattcctccttccccaaaCAGCGCTCTTCCCTTGTtgctcctctctctttcagcCACGCCACATAGACCTCTTGCTATTCTTCCGAATCCAAGGCTTCTAACCGCTGCTCTCACTGGCCATGGCGCCCATCCTACGGCAGGCATTGTTGTTGTCTTTGCTGATCTGCTTGCTGAAGTTGTTGAACAAGTCtgggaggatgagggcGATAAAGTGGGTGTACTTATcattggagatgagaaCAAGCTCCAGAGATCTGTTGTAGAGGAGGCTCGAAGGAAGGGGTTGACTATACATTGGTGGGAGGAAATTTGGGAGATGGCTGAGAGTGAAATGGCCGAGAAGATTCAGTTGCAAAGTAAGTCGTCGCAAAAAGCGGTCAATATTGATTCATCTTAGATGCACACTTTAGCGATGTGCATAGCTACTACTATTCAGAGTCTGAGGACCCCGAAAAGCCGGTCATTGTCAAAGTCACTCACATGGTAGGGGCATTCGCCATTGTTCCCGGAGTATTGCCAATTGCTaattgctgatgatgattatAGAATGTCACTGCCGGTATTGCATCTCTGCTCTCGATTTTCCCCGCAGACAAGCGACCTTCCAGCAAGCTTCACGACGTCGTTGCTAGCGCTGTCCGCCTTGACACCCCCTTAGGAATGACTATCGCCCTTGCTAGCATTTGGAACGGTAAGCTTTATTATCAGTACGCTGACCAGGATGACTAACAGCAGTACTAGGCGCCGGATACAGGATGATCGGTAATCAAGAGCCTGTTTTTGACGTAGAGGACATTGAATGTGTCGAACACCTCACTGCTCTTGCGGACCCCACTAAAGACTTGCCCAAACCCACCATTTTGTTCATTACACCCAAGTACCATCGCGCTCTCCTCGACAGTCTTCAGTTCTCTTACGAAGCTCATCCTTGGGCTTCTCTTGCCGCGCTACACAAGGCTCGAGACCTCAGCCACGGACACGTGGATCGTGATGGCATCTGGGACAAGATTCTTTGGTCGGGGATGCGCGAAAATGTCGTGGGAGGCGTGGCTGGTCGAAAGCTTCGTGCCGTCATCCTTGTCGGGGACGCACCATCCCCAACTGCCTTGGGAGCTTCgcacctccttctctctctcccgctCACTCGtctccatccatcactCTATTCCTCAGGTCCCGTTTTCGTGTCTCACTTCTATGACCTTCAATCCCCAGGGGTAAATCATGTTCTCAAGCAAGTCGACATGTGGGAATCCACCGAGAAGTCTCATTCTGGTCCTCCAGCGAGCAACGTGGAGGTGATGTTGAAAGGtgaggatgtggatgaggcGCACGACAGAGGGGACAAATGGATTGAAGGGAGAGTTTTTATCAGAGGGCCGAGTATCCTGGAAAGAGTCGATGGTGGTGGGAGAGTTCAAGATGGGTGAGTAAAGGATGGCTCTTGTGAGAAGCTTAGTACTGATCATGATTGTTTGTAGGTGGGTCGACACTGGTGAACACGCCAAGGTCCAGACAAATGGTACTTTTATAGTAAACGGACTGGCAAAGTAGAATGAATGTAGCATGCAGATTATTCAGCTCACGCTGTTACGCAAATCCCGGTGGAAACACCTGTTCAAACCTTATACGGCCGACAAATACTTGGATACCATGCATCAAGTACCTTACATCCCCTACATTTAGATAGATTTTTGAACCATAAAACTCTTCCATTCAGTccgcttttctcttggATAATTCTGTCTCACCTCCGGTGGCGGGCGCCAAATTTGTCGATGACGCCAATCCTGCCGGCCGGCCGACTGACACCTTtctcatcccttcctctgccCGTGGCCCAGAGTGCGAGTTCCCTCTCGTAGATATTTGCAGCTCGCTCTGCGTCCTCCTaggcggtggaggggtTTTCGGTCCTCCCAAGGGTGTCATACTCCTATGCGGAGTAATGAACCCTGGTGAAGACATGGGTTTCTCCTCCGTGCCCCATGGATAATAATTTGGCGCTTGTAATGCGGGTGAAGGTAAAGGTGAAGATTTTGAAGGGGAGCGAGGAGCAATGAGACCTTCCGGATTCCGTACTCGTGATCGAGAGCGAATAGAGGGGAGTAAAGAGAGCAATGGCAGCAGAGCAGATTTTATCAGAGATGTGGCATGCTTGCGGTCGGCATGAGCATGGAGACGGGGGGAACCGAGGTTGACATGGGAGCTtgaaggggatggaggTGCCGATGAGTCTGATTACGAGCGTGAGCACTTTCTGCCATTACAGCACTGAATGACACTTGAAACGCTCACCAAACGAAGGGAGCGCATTGTCATTCGCGCTAAGACTCAAGAACAGGTAAAGTGGGACAAACCACACGCAAACGGCAAAAAATGCAGCGACATCCCCGAACGAAGGGTTATTGCCTGCAGCTTTGGCTTGCTGTCCTCCGTACCTATATTTGGGCACGCGATAGTCCTTTGCCTCTTGAGCTACAGCAGCAAAGTGGAAGAACCAGACAAAATGGTCGCCGACGACCAAGATACAGGAAAGGATAAAGCGGGGGGACgtgagagagatgagaggccaagatgatgaaaagtTTGAAAGATAGACAAAGTGGCAGGTAATAGAGAATAAGATGGGGGTGATTGGGAGATTGTCCGTAAAGTAAAGAACAATATGCAGGCCAATTATAGCCTGTAAAGGAGTCAGTCCCGCCAATGGTAGCTGTCCAGCCTCCAAATACCCACATAAATGGCCCGCATACCGACAGTTTTTGCATATTTAGAGTGTTCTTCTATGAGTTCAGCCAGCCATAACAGCCCACTCGCTGACCATCAGCTAATGTTCAAACCATCATGTACTCACCTAAAGAGAGTGTGACGAAGAGAAACGCAGCGATACCGCCGGCGACCGCCAGGAGGTGGAGTAAACCCATTCTCAAGCACCGGCAGACGTAGCAATGCCAGTAAACTTGGAGACGGCCTGTATATGCTACTAAAATCCGAGGATTGGAACTCTTAAGATCTTACCTTGCtgagagagatggtgggCAACAGAGAACCGGATGCGCGATATGTGGAAATACACGAGTTCCAATTTAATATCGGCGTGTCAAACCTCGACTACCGCGTTCGCAGGATCGCAGACAATCACTTTCGTCATtactttcctccttccatttTCGTCAACATACATCCGTAGATTGTCCAGCATGAGCAATTTGGAAAGTGAGTATATCGTACTTAGGTCAATCGGACAGCGCTAACCCATCCATAGAatccctcttccagctcaaAGTGCGTACCCTGCTCCAACCGAGACTGACATAAACTGACCTTGCCCAGTTCACGGCCAAGTCCCTCCAGAGGCAGGCCAAAAAGGCCACCAAGGACGAAGCGGCCGAGAAAAACAAGCTGAAGCAGGTATGTATAATTCAGATAATGCTTTCTCCATGCTGACATGGACGAAGGCTCTGGCCAAAGGCAACACCGACGGTGCCCGAATCTACGCCCAAAACGCCATCCGCAAAAAGAATGAGGGGCTCAACCTTCTGCGCCTCTCTTCTAGGATCGATGCTGTTGCCAGTAGAGTGGAGACGGCGGTAACGATGAGATCGGTCACCAACAGTATGGGGAGTGTGGTCAAAGGAATGGACAAGGCGATGGAAAGTATGAACCTCGAACGGGTAAGCATTGTCTGATGGAGCTCTAGAGCAGTGACTAAAAAGGTTCTAGATATCACTTGTCATGGACAAGTTCGAGTCTCAATTTGCCGATATGGACGTTCAGACTTCTTACATGGAGTCAACTATGTCGGACACTACAGCTATGGCGACTCCTCAAGATCAAGTAGATAGTCTCATGCTGCAAGTGGCGGATGAAGCGGGTTTGGAGATTCAGCACGGATTGGGAGAAGCCAAGGTGCCGGCCAAGGAGCCCACTTTGGGAGAGGCATCCAAAGAGGAGGACAGCAACCTAGCCGAAAGGCTAAGGGCTTTGAGAGTGAGTGACGAGCCTCGTTGTGTACGTTTGACCACATGGCTGATATATGATAGCCTGCTACATGAGGGGTGTGTACGTATCATACATGTTATGTGTTGTAAAATGTTTATATGCACTTTATGCACTTCCCATGATGTCCTAGACCAGCTTCTTGGAACTGACAGCGTCACCCACTCTTCCTATCCGGTCCACGTCAGGCGCTCCCCAGACAAGCACATTTCCTTTACCGTCGACCCATCCCCTCTTTTTAATCCATTCGACATCTCCGAGCCTCTTGATAGGTACCCAGCTACTGGAAGTCTTTGGAGCCGCGGCGGCCGTTTCCGCGAGAGGCGCCTCGGGAATAGCTTTAGACGGCGAAGCAGGGGTGGAAGTAGCAAGGGGCAAATTGCGGTTGGTAGGAAGTACAGACGCGACCGACTGGAAGGCCTTTTGTTCTCTAGCCTCGTCTTCAATAGATCGGATCTTTTTTCGCTCCTCAATAGGAGGCAGCAAATCCTCGACATCAGACTTAAATGTCCTTGAGTCAGCTCCACATTGTGATAAGATTGAGATACACCAACAAAATCATCCTGCTGCACTGCAGAGATAGAGTAGGCATAGACACCCAAGGCAAATGCAACAATAGTTCCTCCGATAAGGACATTGGTCAAGATAAACGGCTTCCTGGCACGCGCGAGGGAGGGAGACATGCCCTATGAGAAATTTAGCCTTTTGCTACCGGATCATGCGTCAATCGGGACGTACATAGCCCTTGGGATGGTAGGTTCGGTCGACTTCCTTGGCGGTAGGGTGGTGGGACATCGTGAAAATGGTCTGCAACGAGTGGTATCGCAAAGTAAAGAAAGAAGCCCTTTGTCTTAGAAATAACTATTCAGAAGATGAGCGAGAAAGTCGGGTAAAGTAGAGCGGAACAATGTAGGCCTGCTCATAGCGTACCAGCTGTTCAGACCGAACATCCAATGGCGAGATGTGTGAGTGGTCTAAACAGCTGTCTTAAGGTGTTGTTCAACACTGAAAGCCCGGCAGTCCTCCGGGGCGTGGGTTCGAATCCCACTCTCGTCAAtatttttgttctttttcctttttagCTGGTCTACTTGTTTTCTTGTGTTTAAATTAGAGCAGATTATCTGTTGGAGGTACTCATTCTATTGTATTTGGCACTCGCCTTTGAGAGAAGACTGAAGCCAATTTAATGATGGAGGTAAGCATGTCAAGACGCTTTTATGCTGAGTGTAGACGCGTCGACGCGTGATAAAAAGAATATGAATTGCTGCGTGTGACCGGCAGGCGGTGCCGTCGCCGACGGCTCTTCCTTCGTTTTCTTTCGACGACAACATATTTCAAACATACATCCACTCATCTGCAACAAGACCTTGCTTGGCCTGGAACCATGCCAATTCACACTATTGCCTCGGCATTTGGAGATATCTCCACCTCACAGTTGATTGCGGGTGCTGCGACTTTCGCTGTCATCTTCTGGATCAAACTGTGGTCTGGAGGCAAGAAATGTagctgggaaagggaatgGGCAGGGAAGATGATTTTGGTGGTTGTACGTTGTCTCTTCATAAAAAAAtacaagaaaaaaaaaatacaTAACGCCTTTGGTGGACTCTACTGACCATTTCCATAGGCACCTCCAACGCCCACTATTATCACACTTATAGACCAACTGTtacatcttccatcacctccacaaatccttttcctcccgCCCATCCAAAGTCCTCTGCCTCAAGATCTCCTGACTATACTGCACACTATTCGTCTCTCCGCGTCCCGTAACCCCGTCGCTCAACTGCACTGCGAGAGTCTTCCCAGGACTCCAGACGCGGTAAGGGACTTTACGAAGAAATGGGCTGCAGCCCCTACTGGTACAACTGGTgcggatggaagaaggattgaTGCTGTCGTCCTCGGAGAAGGCTGGGAAGTTCGTCCGATGGAACCAAAGATCGAGGGGAAATGGAGCGTGCACGAACATCAATACCACTTGCTCACAGCTTTATTGCCTTACTTGTTGCGAGCTCCCAAGGAAAGAAGTATCAGGATAGTCTCTCTTGTATCCCCTGCTTGGACTTCCGCGATCCCATCCATGGCCGGCGTGAAGCCTCGGGACGATATCGTGTATAATACTGGACGAAGGAGCATAAGCACCATACTATTGATGAAGCATTTCCAGCTTATATTAGATACGCTCGCTGCCGCAGCGTTGGGTGCCGTCAAGCCTGTACCCGTGGCTggcgacgaggatgaggtggtCAAAAAGAGGGACATGAGTGTGAAAAGCAACGTTATGAGCGTTAGTGTCATTATGCCTTGGGCCAGGACCGAGGTTTTGAAAGCTGCAATGGTGGAAACGCCTTTGAGCAAGATTCTGTACGTACGATGTGCGAATAATAACGAGGGAAGCTGACCAATATCGTAGCTGGATCTTATTGTACCCCTTCGTTCTCATTCTGACGCCATCATCCCAAAAGACCATCCAATCAGTTCTGTTTGCCCTATCTGCTCCAGTCCGATACGAGGCTCTTGACGATACTCTCAAAGTAAAGGACCAAGGTAAAGAGATCATTGACCCTCGTAGGAGTACAGTAGGAGGTGGGGATGTTGTCAGGGATTGTGCTGTTATAGAGTAAGTATCACTGGCATCCTCCGTGTCTGCACAGAGCTGATTCGCGGTTTAGTGTACCTCCCGTCTTGTGTGATCCGGCCCTAGCAAAAGCTACTTATGATGACTTGGAAAAGAGAGTGGAAGCAggagtgaagaggatggagagcaAAGACAAAACCAAGTCGGAGGGCAAATAGCTAGACATGTACTAAGTAGCTGAACTTGGAAACCGGAC
This genomic interval carries:
- a CDS encoding expressed protein — encoded protein: MPDLGIDNLTVVLLALLAALAIYHRFFAAPSPLVHPLLLSKQSEVSAVRKSGETGIYRSWATGQGTPLTVRPANTVKTVQDVARPPKADPKEKATRPDQRCILDVQLTDEALAEIVRLVPLGIEILFPRSSPMIASSIVTLIPPSPNSALPLLLLSLSATPHRPLAILPNPRLLTAALTGHGAHPTAGIVVVFADLLAEVVEQVWEDEGDKVGVLIIGDENKLQRSVVEEARRKGLTIHWWEEIWEMAESEMAEKIQLQNAHFSDVHSYYYSESEDPEKPVIVKVTHMNVTAGIASLLSIFPADKRPSSKLHDVVASAVRLDTPLGMTIALASIWNGAGYRMIGNQEPVFDVEDIECVEHLTALADPTKDLPKPTILFITPKYHRALLDSLQFSYEAHPWASLAALHKARDLSHGHVDRDGIWDKILWSGMRENVVGGVAGRKLRAVILVGDAPSPTALGASHLLLSLPLTRLHPSLYSSGPVFVSHFYDLQSPGVNHVLKQVDMWESTEKSHSGPPASNVEVMLKGEDVDEAHDRGDKWIEGRVFIRGPSILERVDGGGRVQDGWVDTGEHAKVQTNGTFIVNGLAK
- a CDS encoding mitochondrion protein, putative → MSHHPTAKEVDRTYHPKGYGMSPSLARARKPFILTNVLIGGTIVAFALGVYAYSISAVQQDDFSDVEDLLPPIEERKKIRSIEDEAREQKAFQSVASVLPTNRNLPLATSTPASPSKAIPEAPLAETAAAAPKTSSSWVPIKRLGDVEWIKKRGWVDGKGNVLVWGAPDVDRIGRVGDAVSSKKLV
- a CDS encoding expressed protein, which produces MPIHTIASAFGDISTSQLIAGAATFAVIFWIKLWSGGKKCSWEREWAGKMILVVAPPTPTIITLIDQLLHLPSPPQILFLPPIQSPLPQDLLTILHTIRLSASRNPVAQLHCESLPRTPDAVRDFTKKWAAAPTGTTGADGRRIDAVVLGEGWEVRPMEPKIEGKWSVHEHQYHLLTALLPYLLRAPKERSIRIVSLVSPAWTSAIPSMAGVKPRDDIVYNTGRRSISTILLMKHFQLILDTLAAAALGAVKPVPVAGDEDEVVKKRDMSVKSNVMSVSVIMPWARTEVLKAAMVETPLSKILWILLYPFVLILTPSSQKTIQSVLFALSAPVRYEALDDTLKVKDQGKEIIDPRRSTVGGGDVVRDCAVIDVPPVLCDPALAKATYDDLEKRVEAGVKRMESKDKTKSEGK
- a CDS encoding protein-vacuolar targeting-related protein, putative, with the translated sequence MSNLEKSLFQLKFTAKSLQRQAKKATKDEAAEKNKLKQALAKGNTDGARIYAQNAIRKKNEGLNLLRLSSRIDAVASRVETAVTMRSVTNSMGSVVKGMDKAMESMNLERISLVMDKFESQFADMDVQTSYMESTMSDTTAMATPQDQVDSLMLQVADEAGLEIQHGLGEAKVPAKEPTLGEASKEEDSNLAERLRALRPAT
- a CDS encoding sterol metabolism-related protein, putative produces the protein MSTTPTMPSTEDVYSNDQDWYPGIRQRSKPGKAPHEAIYDKTQDINGTLVTDKPANRAMLANQRRQKEHDAKVQAKRERRAAQMGQQSKSSLWTFLPILLFLPLLSSFLTQSYTFNLSPYVLPHLRNFWAETPLNIWRREMKEFTPLQLAMFDGSPDRPVYLAIDGIVYDVSANRRIYGKGGSYNMMAGRDASRAFITGCFETHLTHDIRGLSKEELASLEHWKSFFAKSDKYFKVGTVLNPPIDTESPIPPSCREDESASGADIHAPGEAAAKKGKIKPGPVHGQ
- a CDS encoding endoplasmic reticulum protein, putative, with the translated sequence MGLLHLLAVAGGIAAFLFVTLSLASGLLWLAELIEEHSKYAKTVGMRAIYAIIGLHIVLYFTDNLPITPILFSITCHFVYLSNFSSSWPLISLTSPRFILSCILVVGDHFVWFFHFAAVAQEAKDYRVPKYRYGGQQAKAAGNNPSFGDVAAFFAVCVWFVPLYLFLSLSANDNALPSFDSSAPPSPSSSHVNLGSPRLHAHADRKHATSLIKSALLPLLSLLPSIRSRSRVRNPEGLIAPRSPSKSSPLPSPALQAPNYYPWGTEEKPMSSPGFITPHRSMTPLGGPKTPPPPRRTQSELQISTRGNSHSGPRAEEGMRKVSVGRPAGLASSTNLAPATGGETELSKRKAD